The following are encoded together in the Malaya genurostris strain Urasoe2022 chromosome 3, Malgen_1.1, whole genome shotgun sequence genome:
- the LOC131437701 gene encoding ankyrin repeat and MYND domain-containing protein 2, with protein sequence MSAKDVAQEQSESLAADRVRNAAPEVPKVILSAEQKAIFDCISKNEISELKLALAQFKQSVDYVDENGMTPLQHAAYKGNKEAVQLLLDQGADVNSGKHEYKYTALHFGALSGNVDVCLKLLLAGANAHATNSVGRTAAQMAAFVANHQVVATINNFVPIKEIECYTKLQGSQTEPMLPVVHLDGFHKFVMQTNIHPVRIALNLQKYGLFIDDLKRIKKVLEEMVEREMKRRTEVNEVMAFKYHYLGYFVNEIGKCRDYFLARKDGNSTKDQKSDFVELFARRVLKPGKDGSLEYIEATIRECVREFPFRECTVFRQVVTQLASKENVASALEVIKSAINGQRGFVDTISYCSSCGEEKPDKKCSKCKEVQYCDRECQRLHWFMHKKVCARPSSTATSSGIKDAKKDIDSAEISQQLKNLVSS encoded by the exons ATGTCCGCTAAGGATGTCGCTCAGGAACAATCGGAGAGCCTTGCCGCCGACCGGGTGAGGAATGCTGCTCCAGAGGTACCGAAAGTGATACTTTCCGCGGAACAGAAAGCTATTTTCGATTGCATCTCAAAGAATGAAATCAGTGAGCTTAAGCTGGCGTTGGCTCAGTTCAAACAGAGTGTGGATTATGTGGACGAGAACGGAATGACCCCGTTACAGCATGCTGCCTACAAGGGTAACAAAGAAGCAGTTCAACTGTTGCTGGATCAGGGCGCGGATGTGAATTCCGGCAAACATGAGTACAAGTACACAGCACTGCATTTCGGAGCCCTATCGGGCAATGTTGATGTCTGCCTAAAACTACTATTGGCGGGAGCTAATGCACACGCTACCAATTCCGTTGGAAGGACAGCTGCTCAAATGGCCGCCTTCGTTGCTAATCATCAAGTCGTTGCCACGATTAATAATTTCGTTCCTATTAAAGAAATAGAATGCTACACAAAGCTTCAGGGTTCCCAAACGGAACCAATGCTTCCGGTGGTGCACCTTGATGGATTCCACAAGTTTGTAATGCAAACCAATATTCACCCGGTGCGGATTGCGTTAAACTTACAAAAGTATGGTCTGTTTATCGACGATTTAAAGCGCATCAAAAAGGTTTTGGAAGAGATGGTAGAGCGAGAGATGAAACGAAGAACCGAGGTCAACGAGGTGATGGCGTTCAAGTATCACTATTTGGGATATTTTGTGAACGAGATTGGAAAGTGTCGTGACTACTTTTTAGCACGGAAAGACGGCAATAGTACCAAGGATCAAAAAAGCGATTTTGTTGAACTTTTTGCCAGGAGAGTTCTGAAGCCGg GGAAAGACGGTTCTCTGGAGTATATCGAAGCCACGATTCGCGAGTGCGTACGAGAGTTTCCCTTTCGAGAATGTACAGTGTTTCGACAGGTTGTTACTCAACTGGCCAGCAAGGAGAATGTAGCCAGCGCATTGGAAGTGATCAAATCGGCCATCAATGGACAGCGTGGATTCGTGGATACTATTTCCTACTGTAGTTCATGCGGGGAAGAAAAGCCAGACAAAAAGTGTTCCAAATGCAAAGAGGTGCAGTATTGTGATCGAGAGTGCCAACGATTACACTGGTTCATGCACAAGAAGGTTTGCGCTCGACCTTCGTCTACGGCCACTTCTAGTGGAATCAAAGATGCCAAAAAAGACATCGATTCCGCGGAAATAAGTCAACAGTTGAAAAATCTGGTATCGAGCTAA